In Apium graveolens cultivar Ventura unplaced genomic scaffold, ASM990537v1 ctg6275, whole genome shotgun sequence, the genomic stretch ACTCCAAGATTCTATTTTTCAAAAGCATATTTCGTACAACATTTTTTGGTCAAAAACACTTTTCTAAAGAtcagattttaaaattttatcaaataaGATTTCAGCTAATTTTGAGAAAAAACTCTAATTATGTGTGTAACAACTCCAAATTTGGGGTGtaatcgagccgagccgagtcgaACACTCCTAAACTCGGCTTGAACTCGATTAAAATAGTTCAGACTCGAGCTTCCAGATCGACTGAGCTTTTAATTTAAAGTTCGAAACTTGACTCGTAAAAAATTTGGtaggctcgagttcggctcgaaaaCTCGAATTTATTTcactaaatattaacaaaaacATGAAATATAATCCGTTCGGCTCGAGTTCGATTCGATaacataaaataatatataaaaatataaaatattgatatatatatatatatatttataataaaaaactaaaaataataGAGACTCGATAAGACTCGCTAACCTTACCGAGTAATCGGAAGCTCGAACTCGGCTCAGTTACAAATTCAAAAAAATGGAGCTGGAGCTCGAGCTCGGCTTGATTAATTCTGAGCCGAATTGGAATTTTTTACGAGCCGAGTTCGAGTAACTCACGAACATTTTGACTAATTTACACGTACTCCGAACACATGGTAAGTGATGAATATGATTAAAGACATCCTATCATCGCATGTATCATGCATTCATGCCTCAATGTATTATCATGTGAACAGATTTTCAGAGGAGGTTGTGTACTTGACAAAGGGCGGTGTCTTGATATTCGTGGCAAAATGAAAATTGGAATGTTGTCTCCTCACACCACTTATGAAACATATCTTGTCTTTAAAATATATGAGGATGCCTGCGGACTTGATTCAGCAAACACATCCATTAGATTTGTTAATGAAAGAGAGGAGGTGCCTGATGATGAAGCTAGCACAGTTTATCCTGATCCAAGAACATCTGCACACAACATTGAGCAACGAAATGGAGTGCTTAGTCGGTGGAGGAAGGACGAATGGATGGAGATTAAGACTGGAGAGTTTGAGACTGGTGCAagagatgatgatgatgaggtgGAGACCCGGTTTATGTCAACTGATACAAATATACTCAAGACTGGCCTTATCGTACAAGGTATCGAGTTTAGGCCTAAACAACCCATGGCCGTTGTTTAATGAATTTATCTGTTGGCATGCTTTATTttgtctttaaaaacttttctcaTGTAATATGAATTATCTGTTATTTGAAAGATGTTGATGAATTATGCTTTATGTAAAATTTAAGGGTTTT encodes the following:
- the LOC141703145 gene encoding putative F-box protein PP2-B12; translated protein: MEHLKENCLSLILSFTSPRDTCRVSDVSTELRSASDLDELWNTFLPPDINQILRRSISTLTYTSKKQLYFLLCDSAILLDDGNVIFRGGCVLDKGRCLDIRGKMKIGMLSPHTTYETYLVFKIYEDACGLDSANTSIRFVNEREEVPDDEASTVYPDPRTSAHNIEQRNGVLSRWRKDEWMEIKTGEFETGARDDDDEVETRFMSTDTNILKTGLIVQGIEFRPKQPMAVV